The nucleotide window CTCTACCTGGTCATCGTCACGACCGGTCAGCTTTAAGTAATCAATGGTTTGATCATCAATATAGAACATGGCCGCAGTCGCGCCGTATTCCGGGGTCATATTTGAGATGGTGGCACGGTCGCCTACCGTTAAGGCTTCTGCACCTTCACCGTAAAACTCCAGATAGGCTCCAACAACACGCTCTTTACGCAAGAATTCGGTCATTTCCAACACTAAGTCTGTACTGGTGATACCCGGTTGCAGCTTACCGCTAAGCTCAACACCTACAATGTCAGGCAAACGCATATAAGATGCACGCCCCAACATAACGCTTTCCGCTTCGAGGCCGCCAACACCTACAGAGATAACACCTAAGGCATCAACCATTGGCGTATGGCTGTCAGTACCCACACAGGTATCCACAAAAGCAACATTGTCGCGAACCTGCACGACCGGTGACATTTTCTCCAGATTGATCTGGTGCATAATGCCGTTGCCCGGAGGAATCACATCAACGTTTTTAAACGCGGTTTTGGTCCAGTTAATAAAGTGAAACCGATCGTCGTTACGACGGTCTTCAATAGCCCGGTTCTTCTCGAAAGCGTCTTTATCAAAGCCTGCGTGCTCAACTGCTAGTGAGTGGTCAACAATCAACTGAGTTGGAACCACAGGGTTCACTTTGGCGGGGTCCCCACCTTTTTCTGCAATGGCGTCACGCAATCCGGCTAAATCCACTAAGGCTGTCTGACCTAAAATATCATGACAGACAACGCGTGCCGGAAACCATGGGAAATCGTGTTCTTTTTTGCGGTAAATCAACTGTTCTAACGATTGCGTCAGAATATCCGCCGGGCAGCGACGGACTAGGTTTTCAGCTAATACACGGGAAGTATAAGGCAGGCGCGCATAGGCCCCTGGTTCAATCGCATCTACCGCGGCTTGAGTATCAAAGTACTCGAGCGTAGTACCAGCGAGTTTTTTACGGTATGAAGTCATGAGTTACCACTTATCGTCATCGTTAAACGAAAAAAGGAGCAGTAGATGACTGCTCCTGTACTATTTATCAGTCAAAGAACAGATTAACGCTCTTCTAAAGCCGGAACTTTACGCGGCTCTGGGCCAGTATAATCGGCACTTGGGCGGATAATACGGTTGTTTGCACGCTGCTCTTTCACATGAGCGGTCCAGCCGGTAACACGCGACATGACAAAGATTGGTGTAAACAATTTGGTTGGAATACCCATGTAGTGATAAGCCGATGCATGGAAGAAGTCAGCATTCGGGAACAGTTTCTTCTCGTCCCACATGACTTTCTCACAACGTACAGACACATCATATAAGCGACTGTCGCCCACTTCTTCGGACAATTTCTTAGACCAGGCTTTAATGACATCGTTACGCGGATCAAAGTCACGGTAAATCGCATGACCAAAGCCCATGATTTTCTCTTTGCGCTCCAGCATGCCTTTCAACTTCTGCTCTGCATCGTCAGCGTCTTTCATGCCTTCAATCAGCTCCATTGCCGCTTCGTTTGCACCACCATGAAGTGGGCCACGTAATGAGCCAATGGCACCGGTCACACAAGAGTGAATGTCAGATAAGGTTGAAGCACAAACACGAGCCGTAAAGGTTGATGCGTTAAACTCATGCTCAGCATACAGAATTAATGACGTATTCATTACCGCAGCATGCAGCTCAGAAGGCGCTTTGTCGTGTAACAAGCGCAGGAAGTGTGCACCAATAGACTCTTCTTCAGAATCGGTATCAATACGAACACCGTCATGAGTAAAACGATACCAATACAATACGATACCCGGGAAAGTCGCCAGCAGACGTTCGATGTGATCGTCAGCTTCATCAAAGCTTTCTTCTGTTTCCAGGTTGCCCAGCATAGAACAACCAGTACGCATAACATCCATTGGATGTGCTGATTTTGGAATACGCTCAAGTACGTCTTTAACTTCCTGAGGTAAAGTACGCAGTGACTTCAAACGCTTTTTGTAATCAGTTAGCTGCTGCTTATTCGGTAACTCACCTTTAGCTAAAAGGTAAGCCACTTCTTCAAAACTGACTTTTTCCGCCAATTCAGAAATGTCATAGCCACGGTAGGTTAAACCTGAGCCACTTTTACCAACGGTACATAATGCCGTTTCGCCGGCTGACTGTCCGCGCAAACCTGCGCCGCTTAGTTTCTTCTCTGCCATAATGTTGTTCCCTTCTTGATTTCTTGTATTTGATATCTGCCGTAGCCTGATGTGCACATCAGGTGGGATATTAAACCTGAGATAAATGTCGGGCTACGTTGTCTAATCTCACCTGACATAAATGTCAGTCTACTTTTTAAATAACTGGTCTAATTTTTCTTCAAAATCGTGATAATTCAAAAAGTCGTACAGCTCTGCGCGAGTCTGCATATTATCAACCACGGCTTTCTGGTCACCGTTCTCTAAAATACTATTGTAGACGTTCAGTGCGGCTTTGTTCATTGCCCGGAAAGCACTTAAAGGGTAAAGAACAATTTCCACCCCAACGTCAGCTAATTCTTGTTTATTAAACAGTGGCGTTGCGCCAAATTCAGTGATATTTGCCAGAACCGGCACGTTCAGAGCTTCGCTGAAGGCTTTATACTGGTCAAGTGTATGGACAGCTTCTGCAAAAATGGCGTCAGCGCCGGCATCAACGCAAGCCTGAGCACGTTCAATGGCGGCTTCCAGTCCTTGTTGTTGCAGTGCGTCGGTACGCGCCATAATCAAAAACTGGTCATCAATGCGCGCATCAACTGCGGCTTTAACGCGGTCAACCATTTCTTCCTGAGTCACAATTTCTTTGTTTGGACGGTGTCCGCAGCGTTTTTGAGCCACCTGGTCTTCAATATGCATTCCGGCAGCACCGGCACGTGTCATTTCTTTAACCGTACGGGAAATATTGAATGCCCCGCCCCAGCCAGTATCAGCATCAACTAACAGAGGTAAATCGGTTGCCGCAGTAATACGACGAATGTCTTCACAAACATCATTCAACGATGTCATGCCTAAGTCAGGCAAGCCAAAAGACGCATTCGCCACACCGGCACCAGACAGGTACAGCGCTTTGTGCCCAACTTTTTCTGCCATCATTGCGGTGTAGGCGTTAATGGTGCCAACAATCTGTAAAGGATTTTCGTCGGCAATTGCTTGGCGCAACTTAGCACCCGGGCTTGTCATATAAGTCATGATGTTTCCTTTTCTGTTTGTAACCGTAATTCAATATTCTTACGAGATGCGCCTATATGACGGCGCATTAGCAGATCGGCCAATTCACCATCGCGGTTAGCAATAGCATTAATAATGGCTTTATGTTCATCGAAGGCGCGCGAAACTCTCGGACCATTCATACCCATCTGCACTCGATACATACGGACAAGATAGTAGAGTTCGTCGCAAAGCATATTAATTAAATACTGATTTTTACTGCCGAGTATAATGCGATAATGGAAGTCGAGATCGCCGGCTTCCTGATAGTAACTTTCACCTTCACGAACCCGTTGAGTTTCCAGATGCTTATCTAAAAGCTGTCTTAACTCGTCTATTTCATTATCAGGCATTTGCTCTGCCGCTAAACGACAGGCCAAGCCTTCAAGCTCTTCCCGAATTTGATATAACGAAATTAATCCTTCCATAGACAAGGTAACCACTCTGGCACCAGCATTGGGTATTCGTTCAATAAGATGGCAGCGTTCGAGCCGGGCTAAAGCCTCACGCAATGGCGCTCTGCTGACATTGAAACGTCGGGCAAGCTCCGGTTCGCTAATTTTGCACCCCGCAGCAATATCTCCTTCGACAATAGCG belongs to Idiomarina sp. PL1-037 and includes:
- a CDS encoding GntR family transcriptional regulator, with the protein product MRIVSPLERSAITSSDRVLFEIQRAIVEGDIAAGCKISEPELARRFNVSRAPLREALARLERCHLIERIPNAGARVVTLSMEGLISLYQIREELEGLACRLAAEQMPDNEIDELRQLLDKHLETQRVREGESYYQEAGDLDFHYRIILGSKNQYLINMLCDELYYLVRMYRVQMGMNGPRVSRAFDEHKAIINAIANRDGELADLLMRRHIGASRKNIELRLQTEKETS
- the prpC gene encoding 2-methylcitrate synthase, which gives rise to MAEKKLSGAGLRGQSAGETALCTVGKSGSGLTYRGYDISELAEKVSFEEVAYLLAKGELPNKQQLTDYKKRLKSLRTLPQEVKDVLERIPKSAHPMDVMRTGCSMLGNLETEESFDEADDHIERLLATFPGIVLYWYRFTHDGVRIDTDSEEESIGAHFLRLLHDKAPSELHAAVMNTSLILYAEHEFNASTFTARVCASTLSDIHSCVTGAIGSLRGPLHGGANEAAMELIEGMKDADDAEQKLKGMLERKEKIMGFGHAIYRDFDPRNDVIKAWSKKLSEEVGDSRLYDVSVRCEKVMWDEKKLFPNADFFHASAYHYMGIPTKLFTPIFVMSRVTGWTAHVKEQRANNRIIRPSADYTGPEPRKVPALEER
- the prpB gene encoding methylisocitrate lyase; the encoded protein is MTYMTSPGAKLRQAIADENPLQIVGTINAYTAMMAEKVGHKALYLSGAGVANASFGLPDLGMTSLNDVCEDIRRITAATDLPLLVDADTGWGGAFNISRTVKEMTRAGAAGMHIEDQVAQKRCGHRPNKEIVTQEEMVDRVKAAVDARIDDQFLIMARTDALQQQGLEAAIERAQACVDAGADAIFAEAVHTLDQYKAFSEALNVPVLANITEFGATPLFNKQELADVGVEIVLYPLSAFRAMNKAALNVYNSILENGDQKAVVDNMQTRAELYDFLNYHDFEEKLDQLFKK